TACCAGTACTTCGACGCCCAGACCCGCACCACGGCCCCCATCCACTACAAGGGCACCCAGACCTTCCGCGGCCTGAAGGTCTACTACTTCGAGCAGACCGTCCCCTGGACCAAGGTCCCCATGCCCAAGACGATGCCGGTCAAGGGCATCACCCCCGAGGACATCGCCAAGACCGGCACCACCCGCTGGTACACCACGGTCCGTAAGTTCTGGGTGGAACCGGTCACCGGCGCGCCCGTCAACGGCGAGGAGATCCACCAGGAGGAACTGCGCGGCGGCAGTCTGCTCACCGGCCGGGCGAAGGTCACCGCGTTCGCCGGACACGTGAAGATGCGCGAGGACTACATCGAGCACACCGTCGCCCTCGTCAAGTCCAACCGCACCCTGGTCCTGCTCCTGACCGCCTACCTGCCCTGGGGCTTCCTCCTCCTCGGCGTCCTGCTGATGTCCCTCTCCCTCTACGTCGAGGCCCGCTCCCGCCGCCCGGGCGAACCCACCGCCGCCGCGCCCGCCGCACCGCAGCCGGTCACCGCCTGAGCCGCGCGTTGGTGTACCGGGTCGGCTCGGCGCCCGCCGGATTCTCGGGCCACGGATGCTTCGGGTAGCGGCCCCGCAGCTCCGCCCGTACCGCCTTGTACCCGTCCTTCCAGAAGGAGGCCAGGTCGGCGGTGACGGCCGCGGGCCGGCCGGCGGGCGACAGCAGGTGCACGAGCAACGGCACCCCCGCCACCCGCGGCGACTCCTGAAGCCCGAACATCTCCTGCAACTTCACTGCGAGGACCGGCCGTTCCGGGTCGCCGTAGTCGATCCTGACCCTGGATCCGCTCGGAACGGCGATCCGCTCCGGCGCCAGCTCCTCCAGCCGCACCGCCTCACCGGACGCCCAGGGCAACAGCCGTCCGAGTGCCTCCCCGGCGTCGATCCGCCCCAGGTCGCTCCGCCGCCGGGCCCGGCTCAGCTCGGGCTCCAGCCAGTCGTCCACGCGCGCGTACAGCGACGCGTCCGAGACGTCCGGCCACGGATCCCCCAGATGCCTGCGCACGAACGCCAGCCGCTGCCGCAGCACGCCCGCCTCGGGCGACCAGCGCAGCAGCCTCAGCCCCTCCCTCTCCAGCCCCTCGACCAGCGCACCGCGCACCAGCCCGGGATCGGCATCCCGCAGCGGACGCGACGCCAGCTCCACGGCCCCCAACCGCTCCACCCGCCGCGCCACGACATCGCCGTCGGCCCAGTGCACCTCGTCCCGCTCGTCGAGCAGCGCGCCGGCCGCGAGGCGGGCGACCTCCTCGTCCACGACCGCCGCGAGTTGCACACGCGCGTGCCCCTTGCCGACAGGCCGGTCGGCGACGGCCACGGCGAGCCAGGAGGCGCCACGCAGACCGGTGCCCTCCCGGACCTCGGCCCGCGTCCCGGACACCATGAGAAAGGAACCCCCGTCGGCCTTGGCGAGCCGCTCGGGAAAGGCGAGGGCGACAACCAGACCGGCGACGGCATCGGAACCCGCCCCCGCGACAGTCCCGGCGCCCGCGACAGCGCCGCCGCCTGCCACAGCCCCGCCGCCTGCGACAGTCCCGGCCTCCGCGACAGCTCCCGCTCCGGGCGCCGTGCCGGTTCCGGGCGAGGTGGCGGACGCGGCGCCCGCACCGGCTCCCCCTTCTGTCCGGCGGGTGCGCCCCGTCCCCGCCGGGGCATCCGTGTCCGGCTCCGGCAGGAGGGCGTCACGGGCAGGGGCGGGGGACAGGCCCGTGGTGGCCACGGCCCTCAGCCGGCGCACCTCGGCCCGCCAGCGCCCGCTGTAGGCGTCGCCTCCACGCCGGACGCCGCGCAGAGCGGCGGCCAGATCGTCGCCGTACTCCCGCGGGGCCTCCTCGCTCAGCAGCGCGACCACCTCGACGGCGCGGTCCACACCCACCGACGCGGCCCCGTCCAGCAGCGCCCGGCCCAACCGGGGGTGCAGTCCCAGCCCGGCCAGCCGCGATCCCCGCCCGGTGGCCCGGCCGGTGGAGTCCACCGCCCCGATCGCCGTGAGCAAGGACCTCGCAGCCGCCATCGCCCCGGCCGGCGGCGGATCGAGCAACGCCAGCCCGGAGGCCTCGGGATCCCCCCAGCAGGCCGCCTGGAGGGCGAACGCCGTCAGATCGGCCACCCTGATCTCCGGAGCCGGGAACGACGGCAGACGGGCATCCTCCGCCTCCGCCCAGCACCGGTACACCGCACCCGGCGCCTCCCGCCCGGCCCGCCCCGCCCGCTGCCGGCCCGCAGCCCGCGAGGCCCGTACGGTCGCGAGCGCGCTCAGCCCGCGCGCGTGGTCCACCCGAGGCTCCCGCGCCAGCCCGGAGTCCACGACCACCCGCACCCCGGGCACCGTCAGCGAGGACTCCGCCACCGAGGTCGCCAGAACCACCCGGCGCCGCCTCCCGGGAGCCAGCACCGCGTCCTGCACCGCCGCCGGAGCCCGCCCGTGGACCTGGAGCACATCGACGCCGCCCAGTTCACCGAGGAGCCCCGCGACCCGCGCGATCTCTCCGACGCCCGGCAGGAAGCACAGCACGTCACCCGACCGCTCGGCCAGCGCCCGCCGCACCACCGACGCCACGTGCGCCAGCAGCGCGGGATCGACCCGCATACCGTGCGGCGGCCGCACCGGACGGGCCGGAGGCGCCCACACGACCTCGACGTCGAAGAGGGACCCGTGGGCCTCCACCACGGGCGCCCCGCCCAGCAGCCGGGCCCACCCCGCCGTGTCCGTCGTCGCCGAGGCCGCCACCAGCCGAAGCCCGGGGCGCAGCGTCTCGCGCACGTCCCACAGGAAGGCGGCCGACGTATCCGCGTCGAGATGCCGCTCGTGGCACTCGTCCAGCACCACCACGTCGACGCCCGACAGCTCCTGGTCACGCTGAAGGCGTTGCAGCAGCACGCCCGTCGTCACGACCTCCACACGCGTGTGCCGCCCGACGACCCGTTCCCCGCGCACGGTGTGGCCCACGCTCTCCCCGGGCCGCTCGCCCAGCAGCCACGCCATCCGCCGGGCCGCCGCCCGCGCAGCGATCCGCCGCGGCTCGGCCACGACCACCCGGCGCGCCGGCCCCTCGCCCAGCAGCCCGGCCAGGGCGAGCGGCACCAGCGTCGTCTTGCCGGTGCCGGGCGGCGCGGCGAGGACGGCGGTTCCGTGCCCGTCCAGGGCCGCGTTCAGAGCGGGCAGGGCCGCCCGCACGGGCAGCGCTTCCAGGGCGTCGTCACGAGGGATCACGCCCCCAGTGTCGTACGCCCCCGAGAACGCGTCCGCTCCCGCACACGCGCGTACGGGAGCGGAGGAGGGGGTAGCGGAGGGGAGGGAGGCCGCTAGTCCCGTTCGCAGACGAAGACGGCCGTCCCCGGGATGAGGTTTCCGCGCAGCGGCGACCAGCCGCCCCACTCCGAGGAGTTCCAGGCCGGCCACTCCGGCTCGACCAGGTCCACCAGCCGGAAGCCGCCCGCCACGATGTCGCGGACCCGGTCGCCCAGCGTGCGGTGGTGCTCCACGTACACCGCGCGGCCCTCGTCGTCCTGCTCCACATAGGGAGTGCGGTCGAAGTACGAGGAGGACACCGACAGACCCTCCGGGCCCGGCTCGTCCGGGAACGCCCAGCGGATGGGGTGGGTCACGGAGAACACGAAACGGCCGCCCGGCCGCAGCACCCGCCGTACTTCCTTCAGGACGAGCACCGGATCGGCGACGAAGGGCAGCGCCCCGTATGCCGAGCAGGCCAGGTCGAAGGAGGCGTCCGCGAAGGGCAGCGCGCCCGCGTCGGCGCACACCAGCGGGAACGACCCGCCGATGCGCAGCGCGTGCTGGAGCTGGCGGTGGGAGAGGTCCAGGGCGACCGGTCGCGCGCCCTGTGCGGTCAGCCAGCGCGAGCACTGGGCCGCGCCGGCGCCGATCTCCAGGACCGATCTGCCCTTCAGGTCCTCCGGCGGGCCGAGCAGTTCGGCCTCCACCTCGTCCAGGCCCTCGGGCCCCCACACGAAGCGGTCGTCGCCGAGGAAGGTGCCGTGGTCGATCTGGTATTCGTCCGCGTTGCGGTCCCACCAGCCCCGGTTGGCCCGGGAACTCTCGGCGACGTCGGCGTCACGTCGGGTGGCTTCCGGCTCGATGGCCGGCTCGGACGATGCGGGCTCTTGGATGATCGGCTCCCTCGTCGTACTCTTCCGTGCAACCTGCCCTTCGGTGTCACCCGAGGTGTCACCGAAGAGGCTTCCTGCGGCCTGCGTGACCTCAGGAGAAAGGTTGTGTGCCGGGTTTGCGGTGATCCGCCCCGGGTGTGCGCCTTCGCGCATTGACCCGGCCCGGCTGCCCCCGTATGCTACAAGTTGCGCTGTGGGCCTGCGCACCTCAGACATAGCAGGCTGCGCCGCATCTGTTGTATGTCCCCTCGGTTGTCGAGGCGTCATCACCATGTCCTGGTGAGGCGTTTCCTGAGCTGTCCGGTCTTCATCAGAGCGACACGGGTTCCCGGCGTAGCAGTACCTACGACTCACTGTCCGTACCGGAGCCCTTTCCCACATGACGAGCAGCACCGAGACCACCGCCACCACCCCGCAGGTTGCGGTCAACGACATCGGTGACGAGGAAGCATTCCTCGCCGCTATCGACGAGACGATCAAGTACTTCAACGATGGCGACATCGTCGACGGCGTCATCGTCAAGGTTGACCGGGACGAGGTTCTCCTCGACATCGGTTACAAGACCGAAGGTGTCATCCCGAGCCGCGAGCTCTCGATCAAGCACGACGTCGACCCCAATGAGGTCGTCGCCGTCGGTGACGAGATCGAAGCCCTTGTTCTCCAGAAGGAGGACAAGGAAGGCCGCCTGATCCTCTCGAAGAAGCGCGCCCAGTACGAGCGCGCCTGGGGCACCATCGAGAAGATCAAGGAAGAGGACGGCATCGTCACCGGTACCGTCATCGAGGTCGTCAAGGGTGGTCTCATCCTCGACATCGGCCTCCGTGGCTTCCTGCCGGCCTCCCTCGTCGAGATGCGCCGCGTCCGCGACCTCCAGCCTTACGTGGGCAAGGAGCTCGAGGCGAAGATCATCGAGCTGGACAAGAACCGCAACAACGTGGTCCTGTCCCGCCGCGCCTGGCTGGAGCAGACCCAGTCCGAGGTCCGCCAGACGTTCCTCACGACCCTCCAGAAGGGTCAGGTCCGCTCCGGCGTCGTCTCCTCGATCGTCAACTTCGGTGCCTTCGTGGACCTGGGTGGCGTCGACGGTCTGGTCCACGTCTCCGAGCTGTCCTGGAAGCACATCGACCACCCCTCCGAGGTTGTCGAGGTCGGCCAGGAAGTCACCGTCGAGGTCCTCGACGTGGACATGGACCGCGAGCGTGTCTCCCTGTCGCTGAAGGCGACCCAGGAAGACCCGTGGCAGCAGTTCGCCCGCACCCACCAGATCGGCCAGGTCGTGCCCGGCAAGGTCACGAAGCTGGTTCCGTTCGGTGCGTTCGTCCGCGTGGACGAGGGCATCGAGGGTCTGGTCCACATCTCCGAGCTGGCCGAGCGCCACGTGGAGATCCCGGAGCAGGTCGTCCAGGTCAACGACGAGATCTTCGTCAAGGTCATCGACATCGACCTCGAGCGTCGCCGGATCTCGCTGTCGCTGAAGCAGGCCAACGAGTCCTTCGGTTCCGACCCGGCCTCGGTCGAGTTCGACCCGACGCTCTACGGCATGGCCGCGTCGTACGACGACCAGGGCAACTACATCTACCCCGAGGGCTTCGACCCCGAGACCAACGACTGGCTCGAGGGCTTCGAGTCGCAGCGTGAGGTCTGGGAGAACCAGTACGCCGAGGCGCAGACGCGCTTCGAGCAGCACCAGGCTCAGGTCATCAAGTCCCGCGAGGCGGACGAGAAGGCCGCTGCCGAGGGCGGCGACGCCGCGGGTGCGGCTCCGGCCGCGTCCGGTGGCGGCGGCGGTGGTTCGTACTCCTCCGAGGGCGCGGACACCTCCGGTGCGCTGGCGTCTGACGAGGCGCTTGCCGCGCTGCGCGAGAAGCTGGCCGGCGGCCAGAGCTGATCGCCCGGCCGTCAAGGCTGAGCTGACTGTTTGACCGAGGGCCCGCACCTTTCGAGGTGCGGGCCCTCAGTGCTGCCCGACGGCGATTCGGTGAGATCGGCCGCGTGGGCAAGTTCCCCCGAGCCTCGGGGTAGTTATTTCCCGAGCGGCTCCGTGCGACCCCGTGGCCCGCCACCCGGTCCCTTGAGCGGGCCGGCAGGAGTCACCTGATCAAGGGCGTGGTCCGGGAATACCCACCGTCCGGCGCACGTTGGACAGTACGAACACGAGGGGAGCGGTCCAAGTGCTTGATCCGCAGGGTTTGTACGCATGGGAGCCGAAGGGCCTGGCAGTCGTCGACGTGGCGCTGGCCCAGGAGTCGGCCGGACTTGTCATGCTCTACCACTTCGACGGATACATCGACGCGGGTGAAACCGGCGACCAGATCGTCGACCGGCTCCTCGACTCGCTGCCCCACCAGCTCGTCGCGCGCTTCGACCACGACCGGCTGGTCGACTACCGGGCCCGCCGCCCGCTGCTGACCTTCAAGCGCGACCGGTGGACCGAGTACGAGGAGCCGGCCATCGAGGTACGGCTCGTGCAGGACACCACCGGTGCACCGTTCCTGCTGCTGTCCGGCCCCGAGCCGGACGTGGAATGGGAGCGCTTCGCCGTCGCCGTCCAGCAGATCGTGGAGCGGCTCGGCGTCCGCCTCGCGGTGAACTTCCACGGCATCCCCATGGGCGTCCCGCACACCCGGCCCGTGGGCCTCACCCCGCACGGCAACCGCACGGACCTCATGCCGGGCCACCGCAGCCCCTTCGACGAGGCGCAGGTCCCCGGCAGCGCCGAAGCGCTCGTCGAGTACCGGCTCATGGAAGCGGGCCACGACATCCTGGGCGTGGCGGCACACGTCCCGCACTACATCGCCCGCTCGGCGTACCCCGACGCGGCCCTGACCGTCCTGGAGGCGATCACGGCGGCCACCGGCCTTGTCCTGCCGGGCATCGCGCACGCCCTGCGCACGGACGCCCACCGTACGCAGACCGAGATCGACCGCCAGATCCAGGAGGGCGACGAGGAGCTCACCTCCCTCGTGCAGGGCCTGGAGCACCAGTACGACGCCGCCTCCGGTGCCGAAACCCGCGGCAACATGCTGGCCGAACCGGTCGACATCCCGTCCGCGGACGAGATCGGGCAGGAGTTCGAGCGGTTCCTCGCGGAGCGCGAAGGCGAGAGCTGAGCAGCCCGGTCGCGCGCACGCCGGCAGCAAGCCGGCAGCCGGGCGATGAGCAGCGCACAGGGCCTGCCGGGTGCATCGTCACCGGCAGGCCCTAAGCTTCCTGTCATGCTGAAAGTGGGCCTGACCGGCGGCATCGGCGCCGGCAAGAGCGAGGTGTCGCGGCTGCTCGTCGAGTGCGGGGCCGTGCTGATCGACGCCGACCGCATCGCACGTGAGGTCGTCGCGCCCGGCACCCCGGGGCTCGCGGCCGTCACCGAAGCCTTCGGCGAGGACGTACTCGCCCCCGACGGCAGCCTCGACCGCCCCCGCCTGGGCTCGATCGTCTTCTCCGACCCCGGGAAACTCGCGGTCCTCAACTCGATCGTGCACCCCCTGGTCGGCGTACGCTCCCGCGAGCTGGAGACGGCCGCCCCCGAGGACGCCGTCGTCGTCCACGACGTCCCCCTCCTCACCGAGAACGCCCTCGCCCCGCTGTACGACGTGGTGGTCGTCGTCGACGCGGCTCCCGAGACCCAGCTCGACCGGCTCGTCCGGCTCCGCGGGATGACGCTCGACGACGCACACGCGCGTATGGCCGCCCAGGCGACACGCGAGCAACGCCGGGAGATCGCGGACATCGTGATCGACAACGACGTACCGCTCGCGGACCTCCGGCGGCGCGTGAAGGACGTATGGGCCGACCTCGCGCACAGGGCGCACGCGCCGCACGGGACCTCTCCGGAATAGCGGCCCTCGCTCCGCGCGTTGAACCCAGCGAGCAAGGGAAGGATTTTTCCGTGCCCGATACCAGCGGTTCGACCGGACGAACTCCGGAGACGCACGTCATCGACTTCCGTGCCGCGGAGCATCTGCTCGCCGCACGGGACCCGCGGGGCGCGGTGAAGTTGCTCGACAAAGTGATCGCCGCACACCCCGAGAACACCGCCGCCCGGCTGCTGCGCGCGCGAGCCTTCTTCGCCGCCGCCCAACTACGGCCAGCCGAGCTGGAGTTCACCGTCGTTCTGGAGCGCGAGCCGGACAACGCCTTCGCGCACTTCGCGCTCGGCCGCACCTACGAGCGGCAAGGCCGCGGCGACCAGGCCAAGCGCCACTTCCGGCTGGCCGCGGCCCTGGACCCGAACCCGCAGTACCTCGAAGCGGCGCGTTTCGAAGCCTGAGAACGGCCGGTATCCAGCGGCACCGGTGACCGGTGACCGGTGACCGGTGAACGCTGATGTCTCGCGTCTTCCGCCGGTTCGTTCCCACCCGGCTTCGCCGGTGCCCAGCGGTTCTCCATTCTGAATCGGGCTTCGGGACGATCTCGGCGGCGGGAGCAGCCTCAGCGGCGTTCCTCGTGACAGGTGACAGGTGACAGGTGACAGGTGACAGGTGACAGGTCGGAGGTCACTGCTCTCAAGGGTGACGGTGCTCGGGCGGCAGGTACGGGGGGATGTCGCGACCCGGCTGGTAGTGGGGACCCTGCCGCCGATGCCTGAGGATCATCGCCAGATCGACCGTGATCACCAGCCACAGCACCCCACACGCGGCCGCCCATCCCGGACGCCCCGCGAGGGCGAACGCGGCCGTACCGAAGATCGCCCAGGCCAGACCCCACAGAGTCAGCCACAGACGCATCCTCAGCGCACTGCGCGCTGTCGTCGGCTCACTGCCCGTACGCATTCCGATCACCGCTCCTCCCTGCAACGTACTCTTCCGTCCGGACGTTCTCCAGGGGGGTCGGCAGCCCGGAGGGCCCGCCCGGATCTCGCCTCCACCGTGCCTCGAACAAGAGGATCATCCCTCGAACGAGTGAACTGGCGGACAGCGGGAACGGCCGTACGCAGATGGGCCGTTGAACGGGCATGAGGCTGAAGAAGCGAGACGGATACGAGGGAACAGGCCCCGGCGCGATCACCCCGGACGGCTGCGCGGTCGAGCTCTACTCACGCCTGCCGGTGGGGAACGAGCCGGACGTCATCGCCGCGGCGGTACCGCCGGGTGCGCACATCCTGGAGCTGGGCAGCGGGGTCGGCCGGGTGACCCACGCCCTGCTGGAGCGCGGATTCACCGTCACCGCGGTCGACGAGTCCGCCGAGATGCTGGAGCGCGTCCACGGGGCACGCACGATATGCAGCTCTATCGAGGATCTCGCCCTGGGGGAGACGTTCGACGTGGTCATGCTTGCCTCGTTCCTCGTGCACACCGGGGATGTCGAGGTACGGCGAAGGATGCTGCGTGCCTGCGCACGGCACGTCGCGGACGGCGGATGCGTGCTGATTCAACGCGAAGGGGAGGACTACCACTCCACCGTGCCGCGCAAGCGCGTCGACCCCAGCGGTTTCACGATCGGGATCGTCTCGTCCGAGCCCGTGGGTGACGGCGTCCACTGCGTGCGCGCGGAGTACGAGTTCCCGGACGCGGTGTGGACCCAGACCTTCCGGGCCCGCCCCCTGACGAAGGAACAGTTCGAGGAGGCGTTGGCTGAGGCGGGCCTGAAGGTGGACCGCTATCTGACGGAGGACCGGATCTGGGTGAGGGTGATGCCGCTGACGCGGTAGCGGCCGCCAGGGGCGGTGGCGTGAGAAAGGCCGGTGGGGCTGCGATGAGTTCGCTGCGGGAGGTCGGTCTACCTCCCTGACAGCAAAACGGACCGCTCACCGCAGGAGACCCTCATGTCCGAGACCACGGCTCCCCTCACCGTCACCGGCTCCGCCCCCGCTTCGGCATCCGCTACTGCCCGGGGTCGACGCGCCCGGATCGCGCTGCGGGGCTTGCAGGTGCTCCTCGCGCTCTTCTACGGGATCGCCAGCGCCCTGCCGAAACTGATCGCACACCCGTCGGCCGCCGAGTCCTTCGACAAGATGGGCTGGGGCAGCGGGGGCATGTACGCCATCGGCGCCCTGGAACTCGCCGGAGCGGTCGCCCTGCTCATCCCGGTGCTCCAGTCCGTGGCGGCGACGGCGCTCGGAGCGCTGATGGTGGGTGCGTTCGTCGTCCAGGTGGTCGTCTTCGACGGCCAGAACGCGGCCACGCCGCTGATCCTGCTCGTACCGCTTGCGCTCATCGCCTGGAAACGACGGGAGTCGAACACGGAGCTGCTGCGCCTGGCCCGACGGGGAGCTTGACGGGAGGGGAGGGGAGGGGACGGGGGGAGGGGGGAGGGGGCCCCGGATGGCTTGGACCCAACCCGATGGTTCCACCCGGCGTCGTCTTACGGTGGAGACATGGACGCCTCCCAGGCCCCCACCCACTCCGCCTCGTCGGACTCCGCCGCATCGAGATCGACCTCGCCGGACTCCGCCCTCTCGCACTCCGCCTCGAGCTGCGCCCCCTCGGACTCGGTTCTCTCCGAGTCAGCAGCCTCCCCCTCGGACTTCACAGTCTCCCCTTCCGAGTCCCCTCGCTCCGTCCTCGTTCCCTCCAGCCCCGTTTCCTCCGGCTCCGTTTCCTCCGGCTCCGCCCTCGTCGAGCTCGATCGGCGGGTCGCGGAGTGCCGGGCGTGTCCCCGCCTGGTGACCTGGCGTGAGGAGGTCGCCCGTACCAAGCGGGCGGCTTTCGCCGACTGGACGTACTGGGGCCGGCCCGTTCCGGGGTTCGGTCCGTCCGACGCCCCGCTGCTGATCGTCGGACTGGCCCCGGCCGCGCACGGTGGCAACCGGACGGGCCGGATGTTCACCGGCGACCGTTCCGGTGACGTGCTGTATCAGGCGTTGTACGACGTGGGGCTCGCCTCGCAGCCCACCGCCGTCTCCGCCGACGACGGGCTGGAGCTGTACGGCGTGCGGGTCACCTCGCCCGTGCACTGTGCGCCGCCCGCCAACAAGCCCACCCCGGGGGAGCGGGACACCTGCCGGCCGTGGCTCGTGCAGGAGCTGCGGCTGCTGCGGCCGACGCTGCGCGCCGTCGTCGTCCTCGGCGCCTTCGGCTGGCAGGCCGCGCTGCCCGCGTTCGGCCCGCGTTCGGCGAGGCGGGCTGGACCGTGCCACGGCCCCGGCCCGCCTTCGCGCACGGGGCGCGGGTGCCGCTGGACAGGCCGGACGGCGGCGACGGCCTCGAAGTCTTCGGTTGCTTCCACGTCAGCCAGCGCAACACCTTCACCGGCCGTCTCACCCCCGAGATGCTGCGGGAGGTACTGCGCACGGCGGCGGGAGCCGCGGGGATGGTGTGAGCGCCGGTCTTCGGCGTGGTCCCGGCGGAGACGGGCCGGTGGTGGGGCCGGCGCTGAGTCGGAGTCGGTGGATGAGGCCGGAGCCGAATCGGGTCGGTGGACGACGCGGGGTCGGGTCGGGTCGGTGGATGAGGCGGGACCGACGCAGTAGTGCCGTGCGTGGTCGGACGGGCGGGCCGGTGGTGGCCGTCGACGGTATGCCGTTGCTCCCGTGGCCGCCGCGCCTTGTGAGCCTGGCGGGGCACTTCACGAAGTCCAGAGTGTTCGGGGTGTCCGGGGTCTCCGGAGCGTTCGGGGCGGCAAGGGTGTCCGAGACGTTCGGAGCCTGCGTCGCTCATGTCGCTCACGTGGCTTACACGGCCTACGTGGCTTGCGGCGCATCCGGGAGGTCAGGGTCGCCGAAGAGGTGGCGGACCGTGGAGCGGTAGTTGGCCTGCACGTGGTTCAGGGCGTGGGCACGGGCGCGGATGGGGTCGCCGGAGGCGATGGCGTCGTAGAGGTCCTGGTGTTCGGTGAGGAGTTGGGGCCATTCCTCGTTGCGTCGGGTGAGCCATTGCAGGCGGCCGGCGACCGGTTCCATGACCGAGATCAGCAGGGTGTTGCCGGCCATGGCGAGGAGGCGGTCGTGGAAGCGGGTGTTGATGTCGGTGATCGCCTCCGCGTCCCCGGCGTCGGTGGCGCCGGCCGCGCTCGTCAGCAGGTCCCGAAGTTCCGCGAGGTCTGCCGGGGTCGCCCGGGTGGCGGCCAGTCCGGCCGCGTACACCTCCAACGCCTCGCGCAGTTCGAAGAGTTCCTTCACGTCCGTGGGACTCAGTGGCCGTACGACCGTACGGCGCGGTGTCTCGAACAGGACGAAGCCCTCGGCGACCAGCGCCCGGATGGCTTCCCGGACGGGGACTCTGGAGACGCCGAACCGGTCGGCGAGCTCGCGCTCCACGAGCCGGTCCCCGGGACGCAGGCTGCCGGCGATGATCTCCTGCCGCAGGGCCCCCAGGACGCGCTCGCGCACCGCTCCCAGAGGTTCGATCTTCGTCATGGGGCCCATCTTCGCCGATGCGAGGGGGCTTTTACGGAGCCGTAACGGGACGGACATCGGTCAGAAGGCTTGACGGCGAGACCATGGCGGCAGTTTGGTATACCAAACGGTCCGGTCAGTAGTCCTCCTCCTTCCCCTCGCCCATGGAGGTCCCGTGTCCCTCGCCGACAGAGC
This Streptomyces sp. NBC_00377 DNA region includes the following protein-coding sequences:
- a CDS encoding DUF3068 domain-containing protein; protein product: MRRKASLVLLALAVFFAALSPLLRWYAFPRLAKIPANEYQTMVLEAKNATLLDYNHLTARTVPKVTIVQTLKGDVEASEKIEKTAGRDVVVWDGLSYVQGPDGKMVSEVPERYIFDAHTQEPVHATGEMVDGDPVRREGIEFKWPFLTEKRDYQYFDAQTRTTAPIHYKGTQTFRGLKVYYFEQTVPWTKVPMPKTMPVKGITPEDIAKTGTTRWYTTVRKFWVEPVTGAPVNGEEIHQEELRGGSLLTGRAKVTAFAGHVKMREDYIEHTVALVKSNRTLVLLLTAYLPWGFLLLGVLLMSLSLYVEARSRRPGEPTAAAPAAPQPVTA
- a CDS encoding ATP-dependent RNA helicase; its protein translation is MPRDDALEALPVRAALPALNAALDGHGTAVLAAPPGTGKTTLVPLALAGLLGEGPARRVVVAEPRRIAARAAARRMAWLLGERPGESVGHTVRGERVVGRHTRVEVVTTGVLLQRLQRDQELSGVDVVVLDECHERHLDADTSAAFLWDVRETLRPGLRLVAASATTDTAGWARLLGGAPVVEAHGSLFDVEVVWAPPARPVRPPHGMRVDPALLAHVASVVRRALAERSGDVLCFLPGVGEIARVAGLLGELGGVDVLQVHGRAPAAVQDAVLAPGRRRRVVLATSVAESSLTVPGVRVVVDSGLAREPRVDHARGLSALATVRASRAAGRQRAGRAGREAPGAVYRCWAEAEDARLPSFPAPEIRVADLTAFALQAACWGDPEASGLALLDPPPAGAMAAARSLLTAIGAVDSTGRATGRGSRLAGLGLHPRLGRALLDGAASVGVDRAVEVVALLSEEAPREYGDDLAAALRGVRRGGDAYSGRWRAEVRRLRAVATTGLSPAPARDALLPEPDTDAPAGTGRTRRTEGGAGAGAASATSPGTGTAPGAGAVAEAGTVAGGGAVAGGGAVAGAGTVAGAGSDAVAGLVVALAFPERLAKADGGSFLMVSGTRAEVREGTGLRGASWLAVAVADRPVGKGHARVQLAAVVDEEVARLAAGALLDERDEVHWADGDVVARRVERLGAVELASRPLRDADPGLVRGALVEGLEREGLRLLRWSPEAGVLRQRLAFVRRHLGDPWPDVSDASLYARVDDWLEPELSRARRRSDLGRIDAGEALGRLLPWASGEAVRLEELAPERIAVPSGSRVRIDYGDPERPVLAVKLQEMFGLQESPRVAGVPLLVHLLSPAGRPAAVTADLASFWKDGYKAVRAELRGRYPKHPWPENPAGAEPTRYTNARLRR
- a CDS encoding class I SAM-dependent methyltransferase is translated as MREGAHPGRITANPAHNLSPEVTQAAGSLFGDTSGDTEGQVARKSTTREPIIQEPASSEPAIEPEATRRDADVAESSRANRGWWDRNADEYQIDHGTFLGDDRFVWGPEGLDEVEAELLGPPEDLKGRSVLEIGAGAAQCSRWLTAQGARPVALDLSHRQLQHALRIGGSFPLVCADAGALPFADASFDLACSAYGALPFVADPVLVLKEVRRVLRPGGRFVFSVTHPIRWAFPDEPGPEGLSVSSSYFDRTPYVEQDDEGRAVYVEHHRTLGDRVRDIVAGGFRLVDLVEPEWPAWNSSEWGGWSPLRGNLIPGTAVFVCERD
- the rpsA gene encoding 30S ribosomal protein S1; amino-acid sequence: MTSSTETTATTPQVAVNDIGDEEAFLAAIDETIKYFNDGDIVDGVIVKVDRDEVLLDIGYKTEGVIPSRELSIKHDVDPNEVVAVGDEIEALVLQKEDKEGRLILSKKRAQYERAWGTIEKIKEEDGIVTGTVIEVVKGGLILDIGLRGFLPASLVEMRRVRDLQPYVGKELEAKIIELDKNRNNVVLSRRAWLEQTQSEVRQTFLTTLQKGQVRSGVVSSIVNFGAFVDLGGVDGLVHVSELSWKHIDHPSEVVEVGQEVTVEVLDVDMDRERVSLSLKATQEDPWQQFARTHQIGQVVPGKVTKLVPFGAFVRVDEGIEGLVHISELAERHVEIPEQVVQVNDEIFVKVIDIDLERRRISLSLKQANESFGSDPASVEFDPTLYGMAASYDDQGNYIYPEGFDPETNDWLEGFESQREVWENQYAEAQTRFEQHQAQVIKSREADEKAAAEGGDAAGAAPAASGGGGGGSYSSEGADTSGALASDEALAALREKLAGGQS
- a CDS encoding PAC2 family protein is translated as MLDPQGLYAWEPKGLAVVDVALAQESAGLVMLYHFDGYIDAGETGDQIVDRLLDSLPHQLVARFDHDRLVDYRARRPLLTFKRDRWTEYEEPAIEVRLVQDTTGAPFLLLSGPEPDVEWERFAVAVQQIVERLGVRLAVNFHGIPMGVPHTRPVGLTPHGNRTDLMPGHRSPFDEAQVPGSAEALVEYRLMEAGHDILGVAAHVPHYIARSAYPDAALTVLEAITAATGLVLPGIAHALRTDAHRTQTEIDRQIQEGDEELTSLVQGLEHQYDAASGAETRGNMLAEPVDIPSADEIGQEFERFLAEREGES
- the coaE gene encoding dephospho-CoA kinase; translation: MLKVGLTGGIGAGKSEVSRLLVECGAVLIDADRIAREVVAPGTPGLAAVTEAFGEDVLAPDGSLDRPRLGSIVFSDPGKLAVLNSIVHPLVGVRSRELETAAPEDAVVVHDVPLLTENALAPLYDVVVVVDAAPETQLDRLVRLRGMTLDDAHARMAAQATREQRREIADIVIDNDVPLADLRRRVKDVWADLAHRAHAPHGTSPE
- a CDS encoding tetratricopeptide repeat protein — translated: MPDTSGSTGRTPETHVIDFRAAEHLLAARDPRGAVKLLDKVIAAHPENTAARLLRARAFFAAAQLRPAELEFTVVLEREPDNAFAHFALGRTYERQGRGDQAKRHFRLAAALDPNPQYLEAARFEA
- a CDS encoding DUF6343 family protein, which codes for MRTGSEPTTARSALRMRLWLTLWGLAWAIFGTAAFALAGRPGWAAACGVLWLVITVDLAMILRHRRQGPHYQPGRDIPPYLPPEHRHP